In the Arachis hypogaea cultivar Tifrunner chromosome 20, arahy.Tifrunner.gnm2.J5K5, whole genome shotgun sequence genome, CTATAATTGCTATTTGCTACAACGTTCTAATGTAATCTTGTTTGCAGGAAATCAATGTTCCTGGCTCCCTTGATGTTCTAATGTGTTTCATGGAGTAAATGCTATCTTTCATAGTAAGTATTTTATTACGGTAAATTCATTTTCCCCCCAAACACTGAATTGTTCTCAAATGTGATCTAACTATTAGTTGGATTGTCCTCAAGGTCTGCTCCCCATTATAATGTGTTTGTTTTAACATGGCTGGTACGTCATTATTTCTTGAGTCAGGTGCTCTGGCTGCCTCACCAGATGTTGCATCCTCAAGATACTCGAGCTCTTGAAAGGTATGTATATTATATGTAGTAAAACTTTCCCGAACTCACATCTTCGAAACTCTCAAGTGTAACTTACGTGGTTGCCAGGGATACATATACCTGTTCTTGACATCTAAAGTCATTCATTAATGATATAGCACGACCTGCTTACATGATATGTATGATGAGATTTGTTACCACAAATGATAATTTGACACTTATCTTATCTCTTACCCCTTGCGTTCGATTTTTATTGAAGATACAATTGACTGATTTTACGATTTTAGGTCATGGAAAGTTGCATTTTTCCTCGCACGTAATGAGTGCAACTAATACTTGCTTATTGTTGTTTTAGATAGACAAGATCGTGGGACTGATTAAACATCTGTGGGGTTCTAAATTCTGAAGTGGAGTTTCCCAACAGCTTTAAAGCCGTCTGTCCTGTGAGACATATCACAGAAACCTGAAAGATTGAGGACTGAGCTGGTTTGAATGAAGCCCATCTTTTGGAGCTTGGCTGAAATCATGATTTTCTGCCGGAGAACTGAGCAGGCTTCAATAGGAAAAAGGGGTACAGTCTTTGCAATTGGATTGTTTTGCATGATGAAATATTAGCTTCTCTCTAGCTATGTCTGTAGTCCTTTTATGAAAGATATTTTTGGTGGAgttgagttatcttttttaattttttcttatgtAAGGGTTAATAATATATATGTTTGTCACCCCGTTGGTTGTTTCTTTGATGATCATTATGCCTTGTATGGTACGTGTTTGTGATGGATTTATTCTCTTACTTTGATGGCTGTATGAAATCTTTATGTTGAGGCCAGCGTCATAGTTCATTCATAAGTGTATGACAGTTGAATGATGGTGAGAGCTTTGGCATATTAAGAGAGTAGAAAAAGGACATATGGGCATAAGCAATAAGCATAGGTTCCTAACTGTTATTTGAAAAAAGTCCTCATTCTAGTAAACTCTCATCACATATTAAATGTCATTTTGGAGTAAGAGAAGCAATGATAAACGAGTGGTGCTCATTTCTCATGTAGTGGTAGGTGTTCTTACTTACCACCCATTAGAGACTAGAATGCTTAATAATCTCTCATGGTTGTAAATATCTTGATATATGGATAGACTAGTGCTTGGGCATGGGAGATGATAGGACAATTCGATGGGAATTAACCTCAAAATAAATCATCCATGTGTATCATAATGTCAGAAACAATTTTAGAACCTCTTCTCGATACCTACGTCGCATAAAGTACGACTAAAGTTGAGATCCAGAGGGTGGGACCCTTCTTCCATAATGTGATGACCCTTAGACAGTGTTTGGTTTACAAGTCAATTGATCTCTCATTATATAATATATCTTCCTCTTGATGTCGTTTGACCTATACTAATGTGGATGTTCAGGTTTGTAACAAAATAATGTCATTTGAGTAATGGCTGTAAATGATAAAGAAACTTCAGGCGGGAAATGAACTCGGGGTTAACATAATGCACGTTGTTTAATTTAGGGGCCATTTATGATTCAATGCAAATTGGACTAACGTGACTAAACATTTAaaagactaatttgactatttgAGTATCTACTATTATTGTTGTCATCCACCATTGCACGAAAAATGAACCAATGCCAACGGTTAGCGGTAATGATTTGGTGGGAATGGGATAGTGTAGTTAAGTGTTGTCGTGACAAGCCAAAACACCGATGTAGCAAGGCATATTACATCAGTATTTAACCTGTTCTTTAAATGTTACTAGATTAAAactagtaaaaaaaaaaggaaactctatatgaatcaaaataaaaaaatgaatcttTTATAAGAGCAAAGAATTTATTTCCCAGATATGTCTCAGTTGTCCGTCCTTGGGggttaaaaattttagttttaatgttTGTCTTCGTAGTCAAACTTGTTTTTGTCTTCCATGTCCCCCGTGCATTTTTCTCTTTAGACTAAACCAAACACGCGTGCAACCACAAAAACATTGTGATTCCAACACTTTCTTCACCAGTTATTCATTCCTACCCTTCTGACAAGCGACATCCACTCAATTTTAGTCTCCACTTGACGCCCAGCTCACACAGAAAAGTGAAAACAACCTAGCATCACCAGCCACTACGTTGCTATTTTGCACATTTTCCAATCCTAGATTTGATAGAACCTTATCCTGGAAAAGAAACAGTAACAATCCAGATCAATTCACCCTCAACTGGGATTTTATTTTACTATCTTACAAATTTACAATGAGACTCAATAGATCAAATTTGGAAAGTTCGAAAGATACTTTACAGTTTACTACAGTTGAATTAGAGAGGCTATTGTCATACCTATTGTATTTGTAGCTGTTGTCATATCTTTCTtaaatcttattttcttttctaaaatactttttaaaaatatataatatatatacaaatataaaatacatacaaaaaatatatattgaaatataaaatatacaataaaaataacttaaataatacatatatttatatataaatatataataactgatttaATGGCCGACTTTTTTGACATGGATATAGCATTTTTGCATccaatcttttcttctttcttcagtgTGATTTTTGTATCCCATAGCTAATTGAGACACAGGTTCCTTTGTGTAAACTGTAATGATTACCTCCATATTTACCTCGTTCTTCTATGTTTTCTCTATGATTATCTTTATTCCTCAAGAAAAATGCTAGGTTAACGAGCCACATAAACAACGAATAAAAAAAACAACTTTAATTTTGTACTACAGTCTACAGTAGGTGTTATTAACAACCTAATATAGCATTGTTGATTATTCAAAACATAGTATTATTTTATCTATACTTTTGTCATAACATAAGCCTTtaatttttgtgctttttttgtcGTACGTTTACTCAAACTAATATCTAATGAGCATTTAACAAGTttaaaaggtaagaaacaaaagCTTGAGTATTAGTGTATTACAATAGAGAACACGAGTATTCCCTCTTCATTATTATATTCCAATCTAAATAGTAAATATCATTTAGACAGTGATTCTGAGTGGCATGCAGTACACTTGGGAtcaagctcaaagttgttgggaTGAGTCAAAATTCTGGTACCTGGCTCCTAAAATATTGTTTACCatttccaaataaaaaaaaaggaaaatgaaaaaaaaaaagtatgttgATTATATAGTAAATAATCAGCGTTTACATGATTATTTACTACAAAGGAGGAGATAGAAATAGAGGAGAACAACAGAGCTTTCCTCTCACCTTTTTACAGTCTAGAATTCAAGATGCAGGGCACCATTAATGGATCTCACCCTTGAACAGTATACATTACACTTAATATACAGAGAGATATACATTCGGTAGATTCTTTCTTCAACTTACTACAAGGAAATTTCAAGACTAAGAAAGTACCCGACTTATTGGGGAAGGTCAAAAGAACGCTAATGCTAATGCTACTACTCACTCAATCTGCACATCCTGTCTCTTTAGTCCAGCGAAAAAGTTCCATCACAATATCTACAAAAAGTAACATAAAATATATTACTTACAATTACATTTTTTCGGTCAGTTCAGTAAAAGTCAATAAATGTTTAAGTATGTAGCTTTGAATGTCAAAAGAACTAATTACGGAAATGTTGAAATACCTTTTGAGTAAGTATGCATTTCTAGATAAATATAAGTTCTTGACTTGAAATCTGATCAACTTTAACTTATAGTTATGTTTTACCCTTTTGTTGTGATATTTTCAttataatgatgatgatattgaataATAATTTAAACAGAGGAATGCATTAATAAGAATATGTAAGAAAATATACTTGTTGCTAAACTTCTCAACAGCATCTGTGGCATATAGAAGGGTTTCATTGGCTTTTTCCAGAACCATGTAAAGCTCCCTCCCTCTAGTGATTCGAGAGATAACCCAAGCGTTGTTTTTTGCTCTAATGCACACCTCCATATCTTTTTCACAACCAACATTATCTAGCTTTGCTCTACTCTTCTCCAACTCAACCTCTTTCCTAAGCTTATTCATAGCAAGTAAGGATTCCTGAACCAAGTGCGTAAACGAAACAAGTTTTACATTTTCTAAGTTAATGAGTTTGCTGGCAAATGTATAAAATGCATATCAAATACATAACACATCTTGATGCCAGTATCATACCTTAGTTAAGGTTGCAACTTTCGTTGGTGGAGTAGCCCTGGACACGTTTCTATCACCATCCACTAATAAATATCGGTACCCACTGACATGATATGCATTCTCACCACCCCATCCTTTCGATAGTTTCTCTTCAACTTTCAATATCTTAAGTGATGCCTGATGTATTCAACAAAGAAAAAGATGAGGCTTGGATTAGACCTCCTAAAAATCCACCTTTCATAAAGGATAACTTGTTGATGGATAAAACTTAACCTCATTTGTTTCTTTAAGGCACTAATTCTTATTAAACAATGTGACATATTTTAAAGGTTTTCTCAGAATTTATTAGGAAACAAGATATTCAATATAATAGAAAAAGTACTAACCTGTTCAAGAACTTGCTGCTTCACCGCTGACACTCCTTGTTCCCCATTGGCTATAGAGGATACAGGAATAAGAAGTAACAATGTAAGGTTTCTATGCTGATAAGCACACAGATACATTCTCTCACCAGTCTGTCGAAGCCAAACTGTTGGTGTGGCAAACACCCATGTACCAACCTCTGCGCCCCATAAATCCGTGACAAGATAACCATCTTTTCCTTTGGACCACTTTTCACTTTGTAAGGGCCTCACCACATGATACTGGCTATCCTCGGTAGGGGATACTTCAGATGAACCATAGAAACTTTCAGATGCAGAGCTTGGAATGGCTATGTTAGACTCAATGGCAACACTGGATGCAGTATTGCCTTTTCGTAGGTAGGACCAGGAACTTACACCAACAGATAGAGCTTGTGGAGTCAACCTTAGCACAGCATATGTAAACAAATTGATGGTGTCATCCTGACAAATGAGTCAATAGTCAAGGTTAATCAGAAACTTAATGAACGACCACTAATTTGCCcaaaactattccatcattgaaaAACAGTATTGTACTTGATGATTAAAACCATACAGGTGAGAGTGTTGTTGACACCAGCAGGTCCTGAAATAAAATGAGAGAGTAGCAGGGCATGTTTCCAGCGGAAGATTCAAGCACCCTGACAAGAGACTGGCAAAAAAGGATGACATCAATAAAACAGCGTGAACAACTGCAATATAGTCAACATCTTATGTGGATATGATCTGAAGCATGGGATTGAA is a window encoding:
- the LOC112782827 gene encoding vacuolar fusion protein CCZ1 homolog B isoform X1, with protein sequence MGLSSAATENESVELCIFDLRRGQHEGQELDKILFFFPAGLPFSKQLSVVGLSEGLITFTRIFSPEAACEVIEAERHSHIFYEVEPDIWMVMVVEKSNDSEPIWRDDALRKVLKEIHSLFVMFHGTIRTLLEKEPGGGLIRRHLYSFVMDYLRACKKRPPWNNCCCDYLVGKKLLLPSFRDCLKEQGTVQMLTIGREAAIEVQSLVRVLESSAGNMPCYSLILFQDLLVSTTLSPDDTINLFTYAVLRLTPQALSVGVSSWSYLRKGNTASSVAIESNIAIPSSASESFYGSSEVSPTEDSQYHVVRPLQSEKWSKGKDGYLVTDLWGAEVGTWVFATPTVWLRQTGERMYLCAYQHRNLTLLLLIPVSSIANGEQGVSAVKQQVLEQASLKILKVEEKLSKGWGGENAYHVSGYRYLLVDGDRNVSRATPPTKVATLTKESLLAMNKLRKEVELEKSRAKLDNVGCEKDMEVCIRAKNNAWVISRITRGRELYMVLEKANETLLYATDAVEKFSNKYCDGTFSLD
- the LOC112782827 gene encoding vacuolar fusion protein CCZ1 homolog B isoform X2, producing MGLSSAATENESVELCIFDLRRGQHEGQELDKILFFFPAGLPFSKQLSVVGLSEGLITFTRIFSPEAACEVIEAERHSHIFYEVEPDIWMVMVVEKSNDSEPIWRDDALRKVLKEIHSLFVMFHGTIRTLLEKEPGGGLIRRHLYSFVMDYLRDYLVGKKLLLPSFRDCLKEQGTVQMLTIGREAAIEVQSLVRVLESSAGNMPCYSLILFQDLLVSTTLSPDDTINLFTYAVLRLTPQALSVGVSSWSYLRKGNTASSVAIESNIAIPSSASESFYGSSEVSPTEDSQYHVVRPLQSEKWSKGKDGYLVTDLWGAEVGTWVFATPTVWLRQTGERMYLCAYQHRNLTLLLLIPVSSIANGEQGVSAVKQQVLEQASLKILKVEEKLSKGWGGENAYHVSGYRYLLVDGDRNVSRATPPTKVATLTKESLLAMNKLRKEVELEKSRAKLDNVGCEKDMEVCIRAKNNAWVISRITRGRELYMVLEKANETLLYATDAVEKFSNKYCDGTFSLD